One Micropterus dolomieu isolate WLL.071019.BEF.003 ecotype Adirondacks linkage group LG23, ASM2129224v1, whole genome shotgun sequence DNA window includes the following coding sequences:
- the LOC123963023 gene encoding putative gustatory receptor clone PTE03: protein MENYTYNSFTLLLEGLNVSEGSIYPVFLFLFFSYLFIMAANVSIAVLIFKDKSLHQPMYLLFCNLTLSDMFGNCIMVPRLLVDLLRPPSERLISYYECVVQAFTTHMFGTTSHTVLMIMAFDRYVAICNPLRYASIMTNKMLIKLTVSAWGVAFVLVGILLGLTIRLNRCRTLIMNPYCDNASLFKLSCEDVSINNIYGLTFTVVLFTASIGSIVLTYAKITVVCLTGKNKSLNSKALKTCSTHLVVYLIVVFNGMSIILLHRFPQYSDYRKLCIILFHIIPGSLNPIIYGVQSKEIKKFMSNFCKSKKILASL from the coding sequence ATGGAAAACTACACCTACAACAGCTTCACACTCCTCCTGGAGGGGTTAAATGTCTCAGAGGGGTCCATATatcctgtctttctctttttatttttctcctacCTCTTTATAATGGCTGCAAATGTGAGCATTGCTGTTCTAATTTTCAAAGACAAAAGCCTTCACCAGCCCATGTATCTCCTTTTTTGCAACCTGACATTGAGTGACATGTTTGGAAACTGTATCATGGTGCCCCGTTTGCTTGTAGACTTGTTGAGGCCTCCCTCTGAGCGCCTCATCAGTTATTATGAGTGTGTGGTCCAAGCTTTCACCACACACATGTTTGGTACCACTTCCCACACTGTGCTCATGATTATGGCCTTTGACAGATATGTGGCCATCTGCAATCCCCTGCGCTATGCTTCCATAATGACCAACAAGATGTTGATCAAGCTGACAGTTTCTGCCTGGGGAGTGGCCTTTGTTCTGGTCGGGATTCTTCTCGGTCTGACCATACGTCTGAACCGATGCAGGACTCTGATCATGAATCCCTACTGTGACAATGCCTCACTGTTTAAACTCTCCTGTGAAGATGTGTCTATTAATAACATCTATGGCCTCACTTTCACTGTGGTCCTGTTCACAGCTTCAATAGGCAGCATTGTTCTCACCTATGCAAAGATTACAGTAGTCTGTCTGACCGGTAAGAACAAGTCTTTGAACAGTAAAGCCTTGAAGACCTGCAGCACTCACCTGGTTGTGTATCTGATTGTTGTGTTTAATGGAATGTCTATCATTTTGCTCCATCGCTTCCCTCAGTACTCAGACTACAGGAAACTCTGTATCATTTTGTTCCATATCATTCCTGGAAGCCTCAACCCCATTATTTATGGGGTTCAGTCAAAAGAGATAAAGAAGTTCATGTCAAATTTTTGTAAGTCCAAAAAGATTCTGGCATCATTGTAA